A genome region from Hemitrygon akajei chromosome 14, sHemAka1.3, whole genome shotgun sequence includes the following:
- the LOC140738236 gene encoding transmembrane protein 233-like isoform X3: MSGAGIKSDLKQSLEEVPVCDTDNEAQEAKMPRKYLVLTMLSCFCPSCPVNIVAFVYAMMALHSYNRGDVDGGKKLGHVATLVSIAAIITGLIVIAIYCIVHFSMQ; the protein is encoded by the exons ATGTCTGGTGCAGGCATCAAGTCGGATTTAAAGCAATCGTTGGAGGAGGTCCCCGTCTGCGACACCGACAATGAAGCCCAAGAAGCGAAGATGCCGCGGAAATACCTCGTTCTCACCATGCTCTCCTGCTTCTGCCCGTCCTGCCCTGTCAACATTGTGGCGTTCGTGTATGCAATGATG GCTCTGCACAGCTACAACAGGGGAGATGTTGACGGGGGAAAGAAGCTGGGACACGTGGCCACGCTGGTCTCCATTGCAGCGATTATTACTGGACTAATAGTGATTGCAATCTACTGCATTGTTCACTTCTCAATG CAGTGA
- the LOC140738236 gene encoding transmembrane protein 233-like isoform X2 has translation MSGAGIKSDLKQSLEEVPVCDTDNEAQEAKMPRKYLVLTMLSCFCPSCPVNIVAFVYAMMALHSYNRGDVDGGKKLGHVATLVSIAAIITGLIVIAIYCIVHFSMQQ, from the exons ATGTCTGGTGCAGGCATCAAGTCGGATTTAAAGCAATCGTTGGAGGAGGTCCCCGTCTGCGACACCGACAATGAAGCCCAAGAAGCGAAGATGCCGCGGAAATACCTCGTTCTCACCATGCTCTCCTGCTTCTGCCCGTCCTGCCCTGTCAACATTGTGGCGTTCGTGTATGCAATGATG GCTCTGCACAGCTACAACAGGGGAGATGTTGACGGGGGAAAGAAGCTGGGACACGTGGCCACGCTGGTCTCCATTGCAGCGATTATTACTGGACTAATAGTGATTGCAATCTACTGCATTGTTCACTTCTCAATG CAGCAGTGA
- the LOC140738236 gene encoding transmembrane protein 233-like isoform X1 has translation MSGAGIKSDLKQSLEEVPVCDTDNEAQEAKMPRKYLVLTMLSCFCPSCPVNIVAFVYAMMALHSYNRGDVDGGKKLGHVATLVSIAAIITGLIVIAIYCIVHFSMLEFTEHADVTSSHPSSWILWSISADARLRTSAQFLPHLKAIGRSIAHCQLPLVCR, from the exons ATGTCTGGTGCAGGCATCAAGTCGGATTTAAAGCAATCGTTGGAGGAGGTCCCCGTCTGCGACACCGACAATGAAGCCCAAGAAGCGAAGATGCCGCGGAAATACCTCGTTCTCACCATGCTCTCCTGCTTCTGCCCGTCCTGCCCTGTCAACATTGTGGCGTTCGTGTATGCAATGATG GCTCTGCACAGCTACAACAGGGGAGATGTTGACGGGGGAAAGAAGCTGGGACACGTGGCCACGCTGGTCTCCATTGCAGCGATTATTACTGGACTAATAGTGATTGCAATCTACTGCATTGTTCACTTCTCAATG CTAGAGTTTACTGAACATGCAGATGTTACTTCTTCCCATCCAAGTTCATGGATCCTCTGGAGTATATCCGCGGACGCCAGGCTGAGGACCTCTGCCCAAtttctcccacatctcaaagccATTGGTAGGTCAATTGCCCACTGTCAATTGCCCCTAGTATGTAGGTGA